In Nostoc sphaeroides, the genomic window AACCTGCTCATAGCCAACATCCAGGCATATTTAACAAAGAAAAATATCAATCAACCTTGCTAGCAAAAAGAATAATGCCCTCAACACTGACAGAAAATGTTCGTAAAACAGTGCTGGAGAATGGTCTAACTATCCTGACAAAGGAAGTGCATACTGCGCCAGTAGTGACGGTGCAGGTGTGGTATAAGGTTGGCTCACGCAACGAAGAACCGGGCGTGAATGGCATTGCCCACCAGCTGGAACACATGATGTTTAAAGGTACTCTAAACCGTCCAATTCAATTTGGGCGTTTGTTTAGTGCTTTAGGTAGTGATTCCAATGCTTTTACCAGCTACGATCAAACTGCATATTACGGTACTGTAGAACGAAACAAGCTAAAAGCGCTCTTAGTGCTGGAAGCAGACAGGATGCAAAATTCCCAGATTGAACCAGAACAACTGGCGAATGAGAAGCGGGTAGTAATTTCCGAGTTGCAGGGTTACGAAAATAGCCCTGAATATCGCCTCAACCGCGCCGTGATGAAGGCGGTATTTCCCAATCATGCTTATGGGTTGCCTGTCGGTGGCACGAAAGCTGATGTCGAGAAATTTGAAGTTGAGCAGGTAGAAAAATATTACCGCAATTTTTACAGTCCCGATAATGCCGTCTTAGTAATTGTTGGAGATTTTCAAACTGCCAATACCCTGGAAATAGTTAAAGAGACATTTGGCAAACTACCAAAAAAAGTGAGGAGTGAGCTTGCCGTGAGCGTAGCCGAACGGGAGTTAGGAGTTAGGAGTGAAAATACTTTTACCTCATCCCCCTCATCGCCGATAGTATTGCAAGAACCGGGAGCAGGACGTTTGTTACAAGTTGTTTATCCGCTACCGGATGCAAATCAACCGGATGTGCCTGCGCTGGATGTGATGGATTACATCTTGACTGAGGGACGGAATTCTAGACTTTATCAGGCATTGGTGGAATCAGGTTTAGCTAGTGAAGTTACAGCCTCCGTTACCAGTTTGCGAGAATCTGGCTGGTATGAGGTGTTGGTGACGGCTGGTTCTAAACAAGATTTGAAAAAAATTGACTCAGTGTTGAGTAGCGCGATCGCTAATGTAGCAGAAAAAGGCGTAACCTCTGAAGAAGTAGAACGAGCCAAAACCCAATTAACAGCAGATGTAATTTTGAGTAACCGTGATATCACCTCTCAAGCAATGCGCTTGGGCACTGATGAGACAACTGTTGGTGATTATCGCTACACAGATCGTTATTTGGCTGCTGTTCGTCTGGTGAAGCCGACGGATATTGTCGCTGTGATTAACAAATACCTCACAAAAGGAGCCAGAACAGTAGGCTTTTTTGAACCAACCCAGAAGCAGATAACAGAAGTTGGTGATAAACCAGACTCAGCCCAAACTACAGAGAATTTTTCTCCTGGCGTACCTGTGCTTCCTTCTGAGGTGGTGAAGTACTTACCACCTGTGGATTTGGCTACAGATGCAATTGCCCAAGTGTTACCACAGGAGTTCAAATTTACCAACGGACTGCGGTTATTACTGTTACCGGATCATAGTACTCCCACCGTTACCTTGAGCGGACACATTCAAGCGGGGACGGAATTTGATCCTGAGAATAAAGCTGGACTAGCTGCTTTTGTCGCAGATAATTTGCTAAATGGTACTAATAGCAAGGATGATTTAACTATTGCCAAACTCTTGGCAGAACGAGGGGCGAGTCTCGACTTTCAAACCTACCGCGAAGGTGTGCATATTGAGGGTGATAGTTTAGCTCTTGATTTGCCGATACTCCTTGAGATATTGGCAGATGTTGTTAAAAATAGTACCTTTCCAGCCAAAGAGTTGGAATTGCATCGCCAACAAACTTTAATTGATTTGCAACACGAATTAGATGAGCCATCAGAAGTAGCCAGAAGAGTATTTGTTCAGTCAATTTACCCGAAAAAACATCCCTTACATACTTTTCCCACAGAGGAAAGTTTACAGCAGATTCAGCGCCGGGATGTGATTGATTTTAAAGCTAAACATTATCGTCCAGATACGACAGTGTTGGCGCTGGTGGGAGATTTTGATCTAGACATTGTGCGATCGCTGATTCAAAATGAGTTTGGTAACTGGGAAGTTAGCGGCCAAGCACCGACATTAAAATATCCTCCGGTATCAATGCCGCAGAAAATAGTTAGTGTCAACCCAGTTTTACCAGGTAAAGCCCAAGCTGTGACATATATGGGTTATACAGCTATTAACCGTTATGATCCTCGGTTTCACGCAGCCTTAGTATTGAACCAGATTTTGGGAGGCGATACCTTATCTAGTAAACTGGGTGCAGAAGTGCGCGATCGCCAAGGTTTGAGCTATGGAATTTATAGCTCCTTCCAAGCCGGGAAAAATGCAGGCACATTTTTGATAGAAATGCAAACTAGTCCTGAAGATAGCAGTAAAGCGATCGCTAGTACCCGCCAAATACTACAGCAAATCCATCAACAAGGCGTTACCGCACTGGAAGTAGAAACAGCTAAACGCACCCTGATGAGCAACTACAACGTTTTGCTGGCAAACCCAGAGGAATTAACAGATAGAATTCTGATGAATGAGGTTTATGGACTAGATAAAGGAGAATTGCACTGCTTCACTGACAAAATCCAGAAAGTCAGCCTTACCCAAGTTAATCAAGCGGCTCGTGAGTTACTCCACCCAGATCAAATCGTAGTCGTTACTGCTGGGCCATCCGTGTTAGCAGAGAAAAGCATTAGGTAGTACTTTGCTCAAGCTATTGAGGGTTTGTAGTAAGCACAAAGCGTGCTTAAAAAACAAGGACTAAAGTCCTTACTACGAACTTGCTTAGGGACTTCCAAATAAAAAAATACCCAAAAAACTCTCTTCTCCTCATTCCTCTGTGTTCTCTGTGTCTCTGTGGTTCGTTGATTTGAGTAATTTATTTTTTGGAAGTCCCTTATCCATCAATTTAAACTTGACACAGTAGTAGAGATGGACATTAGGCATGGATAATATAAAGAATAGGTAAGTGGTTTTTCCCGCTACCTATTAATAGCATTGCCTTTTGAGAACTAGTGATGAAAATTTACAACCATTTTTACAAAATTGTAATTGCATCTCTTACTTTCCCCATTACTACTTGGCTGCAAATATTACGAGGAAACTACGTGATATTAACGTTGTTCCTCAGCCTAAATTTCATCGTTGCTACTCCAGCAATGGCGGCAAATTTGTCTGGCGATTTACTCAAGCAACCAGTCACAGAAATTACAGTTAGCTTGGGTAATTCAGCCAACGAACTCAAATTTGAGCCAAATCATTTGGAATTCGAGGCTGGCAAACGCTATCAACTACGGCTTACCAATCCCAGCCAACTGAAGCACTATTTTACTGCTAAAGATTTTGCCGATGGCATCTGGACACAAAAAGTCCAAGCAGGCATTGTAGAAATCAAAGGAGCCATTCACGAACTCGAACTCAAGCCGGGTGCTGAGGCAGAATGGGTATTTGTGCCCCTGAAATCTGGCACTTTTAGCTTACGTTGTCCAATACCAGGGCATACCGAAGCAGGTATGACTGGAGAAATTGCCATCAAGAATTAAAAATTATTCGGCTCAGTATTTGGCAACTATCTAATGTTTCAATTAAAGATAATTTATCTCAGTCCCATAGATGCAGCGAATAATAAGTTATGGCGATTTTGATTGAAGCGCAATATATCAGGAGTAGGCGAATGTGTTATTATATATACGTTAGCGGCTAAATTGGAAGAATCCCTATCAGGGATTAAAATAATTTAAATTATAGATATTATTTCTCAAATAATTTAGAGAAAGCATTAATACTCAGTGTCAGAGCCACCAGTAATTATTAATTCCCCATGAACATTTTCAGTAACCTACTTCCTCAAGCAACTCAGCCTGCAACATCGAAAAAACAGCGCCGAGGAATTGAAATTAAATCGCCGCGTGAAATTGAAATCATGCGGCAATCAGCGACAATTGTGGCAACTGTCCTAAAAGAAATTTCTGAGTTAGTAAAGCCAGGAATGACCACGGCTGATTTGGATGCTTATGCAGAAAAACGCATCCGCGAAATGGGTGCAACACCGAGTTTTAAAGGATATCACGGTTTTCCAGGTTCTATTTGCTCCAGTATTAATAATGAAGCAGTGCATGGTATTCCTAGTCCTAAGAAAGTGATTCGCGTGGGGGATGTATTAAAGGTAGATACGGGGGCTTATTATCAAGGCTTTCATGGTGATTCTTGCATTTCAATTGCTGTCGGTGATGTTACCCAAGAAGCTGCTAAATTAATTCGCATAGCAGAAGAAGCTTTATATAAGGGCATTGAGCAAGTTAAAGCAGGTGCATATTTACTTGACTTAGCTGGAGCAATTGAAGACCATGTGAAAGTTAACGGCTTTAGTATAGTCGAAGAATTCACTGGACACGGTGTCGGTCGTAACTTGCATGAAGAACCTTCAGTATTTAACTACCGCACCCGCGAGATGCCAAATGTTAAACTCCGGGCGGGAATGACGCTGGCAATTGAGCCAATTTTAAATGCGGGTTCTAGACACACCAGAACATTATCTGACCGTTGGACAGCAGTCACTGTGGATAATTCTTTGTCGGCTCAGTTTGAGCATACAGTTTTGGTAACAGAGACTGGTTATGAGATTTTGACTGACCGTACTAAGCTGTAATTATTAAGTTTGTAGTAAGCACAAAGCGTGCTTAGAAAACAAGGACTAAAGTCCTTACTACGAACTGAAAGCGATAAACGAAAATCGAGAGACTCAGATCCCCGACTTCTCAAAGAAGTCGGGGATCTTATTTCAATACCGTTCAGTTAAGCCCAAAAATCTTGGTAAAGACGCGAAATTTCGCGTCTCTACAGGTTTAAAATCAGTACCAAAAATCCTTAACTGAACTGTATTGTGCTATATATTCATCTGATAGCTGCATAGTTAGTTTTATAAATAGGAAGTGTTTCTTTAGCTTGTATAGAGACAGACGTACTCTCTGGAATCGCTTCTAATAAATTGATTGCTTGTTTCCATTTCTCTTTTGCTTGCTGCCGAATTAGTAGCGAATGAGGGGAATTTTTTACAAATAAATTAGCTTCTGTTGCTAGTTTTTGGGCTAATTCTAAGTTTGCTAAGGCTTGCTTTTCAACTAAGACTCTTTGACTGATGGATTTATAGTTTATTTGATAGTAAGCCAATTTCTTCTTTGCTCGATCAGAAACTGATGTTTGATTAGGAATACTATCTAACAAGATTATCGCCTGATACCATTTGTTTTCTGCTTGTTGCCAAACTTTTAGAGGATGCGGTGGTTTTTGAACTAAAGAAGCAGCCTCCATACCAAGTTTTTGAGCAGATTTAAACTTAGCGATCGCTACGCCAACCTCTGCGATCGCTGCACTTCCTTCTTGAGTTAAACTTAGATGCTCTCTAATTTTCCAACTACCAAAACCTAAGATTAATATACTTGAGGCTACGAACACCGAACGGACTATTTTTTGTGTCGAAAATGCTACTATTTCTATATGCTGGCTAATAATTGGTTTTTTATTACTTTCTTGTTCAATCTTTTTTAGGGCTTGTTCTGCCTGTTCTCTTAAAGTATCACCCTGAATAATTAAAGCAGCAATTTGTTCTTGGAAATAATCACAATCATTGAGAATATCCGTCAATTCTTGAAATTTACCATTACTCGATATAATTAATTCGTGGTCATCATCTAACCACTCTAAGGCGAAACCAGATTTCCCGCAAAAGGCAGACACACCTAATAAAATATTTAATAAATTACGGCTATTTTTAATAGTATTAAAAACATAATTTAACTTTTGTTGTAGTTCTAATAATTCATTTTGATAATTGCTGAGTCTTTGAAGTTGATGCTCTAAAATATTAATATCTTCAAAAATTAAGTTATTTTGTAAGTTTTCAGCAATAATCTGAAATTTGGTGCGGATGCTTAGATAATTAATATCAGAATTTAGTTGATTTACAAAGGGAACATCACTGAGAATATCAGTAGCTATTGCCTGCAAAAAATAACCCCATTCAATCCAGCCATCAATTTTTGATTGTAGTTCAGTTAATGAAATTTTAGTTTTTGAGTGGCCAAATTTTTCTGCGATCGCAGGATCTACTAATCCGACACTAGGTATAAACAAACTAGCTACAGTACCTATGCGAGGAAGTGTAGCGATCGCAGAATTTTTGACGCGATCAAATTTCAATTCCTGAGCAATTAATTTCTTAATATTCCGTAGTTGTTCCTGAGCATTATTGATCAGGATAATTTGCTCCATGATTTGATTAGAATCGCCAATAGTCAGTTTTAGGCTCTGAATCAGTGTTGGCAATTCACTAACAAGTATTTCTAGGTTAGCCATAAGTACCCCTCATCTCCCCCTGCCCCTTCCTTGAGTGGCAAATCTCAGCAGCTATAAAACGTATAGTTCCCGCAAATCCTGCTAAAGTAACAATTTAGGTTTAAAAATCTTAGAAAAAGCCAAAATTACCCATTCACTAACCTATGAATGAAGTTGATTTAGCATTTACCCCAGCGCTAGAGTTGGCGCAATTAATTCGTCGCCGGGAAGTATCACCGCTAGAGTTAGTGGAAATATATTTAGAACGGATTGGGCGGTTGAATCCCCAATTAGGAAGCTATTTTACAGTGACGGCAGAATTAGCGAAGGCAGATGCCAAAGCCAAAACAGAATTATTGACAACTACCTCAGAACTACCGCCATTTTTTGGTGTGCCGATTTCCATTAAAGACCTTAATGCCGTAGCGGATGTTACCTGTACTTATGGAAATCCGGCATTACTGAACAATATCCCTAATTATGATGATGGGGTTGTGACGCGGATTAAGCAAGCTGGATTTACTATTCTCGGTAAAACAGCTACTTCAGAATTAGGTTCGTTTCCTTACAGTGAACCTATGGGTTTTCCCCCAGCTAGAAATCCGTGGAATTTAGAATACACCCCTGGTGGTTCCAGTGGTGGGGCGGCGGCGGCGGTAGCAGGGGGATTGTGTGCGATCGCTCAAGGTTCAGATGGCGGTGGCTCAATTCGGGGGCCTGCGGCTTGTTGTGGTTTGGTGGGAATTAAGCCATCTAGGGGCAGGGTGAGTAAAGCACCCGTAGGTGAACGCCTCGCTGGAATCGCCGTCAACGGCCCCATTGCCCGGACTGTGGCTGATGCTGCTGCCCTTTTGGATACCATATCTGGCTATACAACAGGCGATCCTTACTGGTTGCCAGATCCCGAACCATCATTTCTCGCCGCCACTGGGACAAAACTTGGTGCTTTGCGAATCGCCTTTGACACTAGCATTTCTCCTTTGGGAGAAGCTGACGCTAATTGTCAGCAAGGTGTCCGCCAAACAGTCAAGTTATTAGAACAACTCGGCCACCAAGTTGAACAGAAATCTCCAGATTTTAGTGGTTTAGTTGAACCATTTCAAATCGTCTGGCAAGCTGGGGTAGCTGCATCGGGGCTTCCTGCTGAAGCTTTGCAGCCATTGAATCGCTGGCTATTTGCACGTACAGGTTCCGTTGGAGAATACCTGCAAGCAGTTTCCCAAATGCAGATAGTGGCACGGCAAATTGTGGCGTTTTTTGATACTGTGGATGTGCTGGTATTGCCAGTTTATTTACATTCACCTATCCGCGTTGGTGAATGGGCCGCGCTGAGTCCAGAAGAGACATTCCAAAATATTATTGAGTGGGTTGCCCCTTGTCCGCCTGCGAATGCAACTGGACAACCTGCGATCGCAATTCCTGTAGGCTTCGATAATAATGGTTTACCCATGAGTGTGCAGCTAATTGGTAAACCTGCTGCTGAAGCTACACTGATCAGCCTAGCAGCACAATTAGAAGCAGCTAACCCTTGGATACATCATCGTCCAGCCTTTGCAATATCGGGCTAATTATGCAGGCATCGCTGGAACAACTTTCACAAATAATTGTATTCGCAGGTTTAGAAACAGCAGAAAAGATAAGTTTGCAACCTCATACTCAGGTGCAACTATATCGCAAAGGTGAGATTATTCTGCATGAGGACGATGTATTACCAGCAAAACTCTATGCTGTTGTTAGTGGATCAATTCAAGTTACCAAAACAGCAATGACGGGGAAAGAAACGATTCTCCGCGCCTTAGCTGCTGGAGAAATTTTTGCGGCTCCTGCAATGTTAGGAAATGGAATTTCTCCGGCAACTGTGACTGCTGAATCTGATTGTGAAATACTCACTGTAGAGCGAGATGCTTTATTAAAAGCTATTGGGCAAAATCCTGAAATTGCATTACGAATGCTGATGGTTTTTAACAGTCGGATTCAGCAATTACATGAGACAGTTCACGGCTTAGTTTCTGAAAGAGCTATTGTTCGCCTTGCCAGATTAATTCAATATTTTGCTGCTGAATCTGGAACTGAATCGACTTTACAAGGAGAGTGTTTAAGAATCAAATTATCTTATTATCGCATGGCTCGAAGTAGCGGTATTACTTACGAAGAATGCGTGCGGTTAATTAAAAGTCTCAAGTCAGTAATTGCCTATACTCGGGGTGGGACGATTACAATACTTGATGCAAAGAAATTGGATGCGATCGCATCTGGAGATAATAGATTAGAGTATTAGAGGTTGTAATAGTATTTTTCCATCTGAGTTTCAGAAAAATTCAAGTTTTAAGCAAAACTTAAAAGTAGCGATCGCATATTTCAAGACTCTATAAATAACTAATTAATTCTCTGTAACTTTTTCAGAAAGTGTGAGCAGAAATGTCAGGTTTTCCTCAGCTTTTAAAGCATGAGGTGAATTAGCAGGCATAAAGACAAAAACACCAGCTTTAAGTGCAATATCTTCTCCAGATAAAGTAAGTAAACCTCTACCTTCGATTACATTGATAGTGGCATTACGAGTCGAGGTATGCTCGGAAATATCAGTGTTAGCTGCTAGACAAAATAGAGTGTATTGACAAGCGTTATCTTTTAGCAGTACTTTGCTGAGAACTCCTGCGCTGGGGTATTCAATTTGTTCTCGTAATTGGGTAATGAAAGATGGGCTAGTTGTGATTGAATTTGTCATAGTATTTTTAGATTATTAACCGTAAACAAAGATTGAAAATCATTCACAAATCATTGGTATTTATCAGGTGATATAGCAGTCGTAAATCATTCGTGAAAATTATATCTCTCTTTTTTCCTTCTTTCCTTGGCGTCCTTGGCGTCCTTGGCGGTTCGTTTCCTAATCTATATTTTTCACAACTCAAATAAGATTGCTATAGTTTTGGGAATAAATTATCCTACTAGGCAACAGCACAAAAAATTATGGAGCCTAATTCGTGTTGGTATTTATGAAAAACTTTGTGAATTTCTAAAACCCGGTTGCGAATATTTCTCTGCGTCAATATATTCCACAAAATCCGAATCGTGTTCAAAATACCTTCATCTTGAAACATCCGCCTTAAATTCAACAAATTCATTGAGTCAGTTTGGCATTTCTCTACTTGCAATCCTGCTGTTATAAAAGCCGTAATCCAGTTAGATTCTGAAAGTGGTGTAGAATTAACTCGAATTACTCGTGCTAAGTCAACATGAATTTGTTCTTCTTTGTCAGTAGCTAACAGTTCATGGGAGAGAAATTTACCTCCCGGTTTGAGCCGATTATGAATTTCAGCTAAAATCTTGGCTTTTCCCAATGGGGATTGCATTGTGAGAATGGCTTCTGCCAATACATAATCAAATTTTCCTGAAATTGCCTCTAGGTTGAAAATATTACCTTCAATTATTTCAACTTGATTTTCTAACCCAGCAGCGCAGATATTAGCACGCGCACAAGCTACACTATCAGGATTTTTTTCAATGCCTACTACTTTGACATGGTAGCTTTTTGCTAAAGCGATCGCACTATATCCAAAGCTAGACCCTAGCTCTAAAACTGTATCTCCAGGCTGAAAGTTTGCCCACTGAAATAATTTATCCGTAGCTATTCGTCCACCAGGACGCAGATATTTTTTACCTGCTGCTGCTAAAATTTCATGTCCGGTAGCTGTTTGGAAATTGAGGATAGTATTGGTCATGTCTGTGACCCTCTGAATTTGTCTTACCCTCAATTTCCCAGCAATTTACGATATTGTCTCTGAGGTAGCTCATAGAAGCAGTATTATTTTGCTTTCCACTCGTGGTCAAGGATAGCGTAAATAAAATTGTCGTACCATCTGCCTTTAATTAATTCTTTTTCTTGCAGATGACCCTCACGACGCATACCAATTTTTTCTAATACCCTTACAGAAGCAACATTCTGTGCAACACAACAAGACCAGATACGATGCATTCCTAGTTCTTCAAAGCCGAACTTTAAAATGGCTTGTGCTGCTTCTGTTGCATAACCTTGTCCCCAATACTGAGTGTTTAATTCATAGCCAATATTTGCTTCCCGCATTTCCGGGTCGTTTATACGGATACCACAATTACCAATAAGCTGATTTTCTGCTTTGAGGATAATAGCTAACTGAAACTTTGTTCTAGGTTGCTCTTTTTGCTGACCAATAAACATCTGGACAAACTCACAAACATCCTTTTGTGTGCGATGCGTCCAATAGCTATAACGCAAGTATAAAGGATCAGATTGATAAGTAAAAACCGCCTGCCAGTCTGCTTCTACAAAGTCACGCATTAGCAAGCGGTGTGTTTCTAAGATCATGTCTTTTCTCTATACTAGAACTTACCCATTGACAAAAAATACTAAACATGAAAAATGTTAAAAACCACATCCAATACGGTTCGGTTAAGCCAAAAGACGCGATAAATCGCCGTCTCTACAAAGGATTAATTATTGTAGAGACGGCGATTTATCGCGTCTTTGTGATTTAGAATTTTCATCAAAAAACCTTTACATTTTGCACCTTGAGGAGTAGCATCAGGGTAATAGGTAATGATTGCTTTTCTTTCCCTAACAAAAACTGTAGGAAAGGATTGACCCGTTTCTCGGTCACGTACATTATAAATACACGCTCCCTCATTATTACCTTGGAGTTTAAATATTTTGGTGGCATCTAAAAGCATTTCTTCGGCATTGCTGAGGTAGCTATAGCCTTTGATGACATCTGTTACTGTCCTATTTTTCTGCTTAATTACTACACCCATTGTATAAATGACTCCAGGTACAACTTCCTCCCGTCCCTGATTATTTGGCAACCGTCCGCCTATTCCTTGATTTTGTAGTTGTAAATATCTGCCGTGAAAATGTAAGCCACCAATATCATTGGCATTATATATTTCCCCACAAAATATATGCTCAAACCCTCGACGTTGGAACCAAATATTGGTTAAATCATCGATAAATTGTGCTTTATTATTACGTCCAGGACGCAGTTCACCGCCGCTAGCTTGCTGAAGTTTCTGCAATACATCTGGGTAATAAGACAACAATTGTTTAAAATTATTGGAACTAACTCTTGTACCAATAGGGCCGCAGAGTTTTAGTACAGCCTGATCAAAAGGATTTAGCAACGGTGGAGGTGGTGTGATATCTGCCTGTTGTCCTGCGGGGAAACGAACAGGAACTGGGTTATCTACATTATCAAAAAACGGCAGAAGTTGCGTATTTGACTGAGACTGCGCCTTCACTGAATTTTGCCAGCAAAATGAGGAAACCAGTAGCAGAACAAACACATTTACCATCTGCTTTGACCTATTGGTTAGAGGATTTGGCTGCATAATTTTTAGATTAATTACTTAGATGGCATTACTACATCAAGTTTAATTTAAGGGATAGCATACATTAAAAAAAATCGGTTTTTTTTTAATGTACCGGGTTGATGAAGTGTTTTAAAAGTCTGTTTATTTGAAATTTTAAATTATTGATTACCTTGTCTTAAACTAACTAAAGGTGGCGCGTAATGCCAATTATGTATGAAGATGCGCTAAATCATCTTGATCGCTTCCGGTATAATACTTAGTTAAAATAAAATTATAGTGGTTCGCTATTTTTTTATATTCAATTGTCAAAAATGTCTTTTACTTATAACCGCACGGTTCGCTTTCAAGATACTGATGCTGCTGGGGTAGTTTATTTTGCTAATGTTTTGGGCATTTGCCATGAAGCTTATGAAGAATCTCTAGAAGCATCAAGTATTAATCTCAAACATTTTTTTACTAATCCATCTGTAGCTTTCCCCATTGTTCATGCTAGTGTCGATTTTTTGCGCCCTATGTTTAGCGGGGACAAGTTGCTAATTAGTTTAATTCCCCAAAAAATAAGTGGTGATAAGTTTGAAATTACTTACAAAATTACAGTGGCTGAGGTGGTAGTTGCTAAGGCTATTACTAGGCATGTTTGTATTGATGTAAGTAGTAGAAGTAAGCAGGAATTACCTGATGAGATAGTTCAGTGGTTGGAAACGAACCGCAGAGACGCAGAGGGCGCAGAGAGAAGAAAGTCGAGAGAGGTTATGTGATGGGATTTTGGAGGAATTCTCTGGCTATTTGCTGTAATTGTTGGCGGTTAATTTTACCTTGGGAGTTGCGAGGTAGATTTTGCTGGGGAATCCAATATTTTGGAATTTTAAATTTGCTGAGTTTGTCTTTGAGTAGGGTTTGGATTTTTAAGGCAGAGGTATCTAATTGTTTGGGAATGTAAATCGCTGTTAAGGCTTGTCCCCAATGTTTATCTGGGATGCCGATGACACAAATATCGGCAACCATTTGAGTTGCTTGTATAGCTGATTCAATCTCTGCTGGGTAAATATTTTCTCCACCTGTAATAATTTTGTCGCTGTTACGTCCGACAATGTTTAAATGACCTTGCTCGTCTAAAAAGCCTAAATCATCTACTTGGAAATCAGCTTGATTTTCTCTGGTTATCGGATAGTAACCAAGGGCTAAAGATTGAGCCTCAATGGTGATATTTCCGATTTGATTGTAATCTAAAATCTCGCCTTGCTGATTGTGAATAGTTACTTTTACATGGGGAAGAATTTGACCACTACTAATTTTACCGGTGAGAAAATCATCTGGTTTGAGGGTCGCAATTTGAGATGCAGTTTCTGTCATGCCATAAGTAGGCGCTAACCGGATGCGATGAAATCGGGCTTTTTCTAGTAGTTCGTTCCATGCTGGCGCACCTCCCAGAAGTACAGTATTAAATTGGGTTAGCCATTGAGTTAATTCGGGATTTTGCAGGAGTCTTTGTAACTGCGTTGGAACCAAAGATATTAAAAATTCTGATTGTTTAATATTGAATATTTGACCTTTTTCTACTGCTTTGAATGGCAGAATAGCCAGTTTACCTCCGGTGGTGAAAGAGCGCATAAATTGCATTAAACCACTGACATGATATAGCGGTAATACACAAAAAGAATTGACTTGTTTTAATTGAAAGTATTCTGTAAATCCTTGTACAGATGCGATGAGAGTTTCCCAAGTATGGATGGCAAATTTAATCTGCCCCGATGAACCACCTGTGGGAATCAAGATGAATGGGGAGTGGGGAGTGGGGACTTGTAC contains:
- a CDS encoding M16 family metallopeptidase, with protein sequence MYGFSRFYKYPLPLLFLSLWLVAVFLLSNKPAHSQHPGIFNKEKYQSTLLAKRIMPSTLTENVRKTVLENGLTILTKEVHTAPVVTVQVWYKVGSRNEEPGVNGIAHQLEHMMFKGTLNRPIQFGRLFSALGSDSNAFTSYDQTAYYGTVERNKLKALLVLEADRMQNSQIEPEQLANEKRVVISELQGYENSPEYRLNRAVMKAVFPNHAYGLPVGGTKADVEKFEVEQVEKYYRNFYSPDNAVLVIVGDFQTANTLEIVKETFGKLPKKVRSELAVSVAERELGVRSENTFTSSPSSPIVLQEPGAGRLLQVVYPLPDANQPDVPALDVMDYILTEGRNSRLYQALVESGLASEVTASVTSLRESGWYEVLVTAGSKQDLKKIDSVLSSAIANVAEKGVTSEEVERAKTQLTADVILSNRDITSQAMRLGTDETTVGDYRYTDRYLAAVRLVKPTDIVAVINKYLTKGARTVGFFEPTQKQITEVGDKPDSAQTTENFSPGVPVLPSEVVKYLPPVDLATDAIAQVLPQEFKFTNGLRLLLLPDHSTPTVTLSGHIQAGTEFDPENKAGLAAFVADNLLNGTNSKDDLTIAKLLAERGASLDFQTYREGVHIEGDSLALDLPILLEILADVVKNSTFPAKELELHRQQTLIDLQHELDEPSEVARRVFVQSIYPKKHPLHTFPTEESLQQIQRRDVIDFKAKHYRPDTTVLALVGDFDLDIVRSLIQNEFGNWEVSGQAPTLKYPPVSMPQKIVSVNPVLPGKAQAVTYMGYTAINRYDPRFHAALVLNQILGGDTLSSKLGAEVRDRQGLSYGIYSSFQAGKNAGTFLIEMQTSPEDSSKAIASTRQILQQIHQQGVTALEVETAKRTLMSNYNVLLANPEELTDRILMNEVYGLDKGELHCFTDKIQKVSLTQVNQAARELLHPDQIVVVTAGPSVLAEKSIR
- a CDS encoding plastocyanin/azurin family copper-binding protein, with product MKIYNHFYKIVIASLTFPITTWLQILRGNYVILTLFLSLNFIVATPAMAANLSGDLLKQPVTEITVSLGNSANELKFEPNHLEFEAGKRYQLRLTNPSQLKHYFTAKDFADGIWTQKVQAGIVEIKGAIHELELKPGAEAEWVFVPLKSGTFSLRCPIPGHTEAGMTGEIAIKN
- the map gene encoding type I methionyl aminopeptidase yields the protein MNIFSNLLPQATQPATSKKQRRGIEIKSPREIEIMRQSATIVATVLKEISELVKPGMTTADLDAYAEKRIREMGATPSFKGYHGFPGSICSSINNEAVHGIPSPKKVIRVGDVLKVDTGAYYQGFHGDSCISIAVGDVTQEAAKLIRIAEEALYKGIEQVKAGAYLLDLAGAIEDHVKVNGFSIVEEFTGHGVGRNLHEEPSVFNYRTREMPNVKLRAGMTLAIEPILNAGSRHTRTLSDRWTAVTVDNSLSAQFEHTVLVTETGYEILTDRTKL
- a CDS encoding amidase; translation: MNEVDLAFTPALELAQLIRRREVSPLELVEIYLERIGRLNPQLGSYFTVTAELAKADAKAKTELLTTTSELPPFFGVPISIKDLNAVADVTCTYGNPALLNNIPNYDDGVVTRIKQAGFTILGKTATSELGSFPYSEPMGFPPARNPWNLEYTPGGSSGGAAAAVAGGLCAIAQGSDGGGSIRGPAACCGLVGIKPSRGRVSKAPVGERLAGIAVNGPIARTVADAAALLDTISGYTTGDPYWLPDPEPSFLAATGTKLGALRIAFDTSISPLGEADANCQQGVRQTVKLLEQLGHQVEQKSPDFSGLVEPFQIVWQAGVAASGLPAEALQPLNRWLFARTGSVGEYLQAVSQMQIVARQIVAFFDTVDVLVLPVYLHSPIRVGEWAALSPEETFQNIIEWVAPCPPANATGQPAIAIPVGFDNNGLPMSVQLIGKPAAEATLISLAAQLEAANPWIHHRPAFAISG
- a CDS encoding Crp/Fnr family transcriptional regulator: MQASLEQLSQIIVFAGLETAEKISLQPHTQVQLYRKGEIILHEDDVLPAKLYAVVSGSIQVTKTAMTGKETILRALAAGEIFAAPAMLGNGISPATVTAESDCEILTVERDALLKAIGQNPEIALRMLMVFNSRIQQLHETVHGLVSERAIVRLARLIQYFAAESGTESTLQGECLRIKLSYYRMARSSGITYEECVRLIKSLKSVIAYTRGGTITILDAKKLDAIASGDNRLEY
- a CDS encoding cupin domain-containing protein, which gives rise to MTNSITTSPSFITQLREQIEYPSAGVLSKVLLKDNACQYTLFCLAANTDISEHTSTRNATINVIEGRGLLTLSGEDIALKAGVFVFMPANSPHALKAEENLTFLLTLSEKVTEN